Genomic DNA from Danio rerio strain Tuebingen ecotype United States chromosome 22, GRCz12tu, whole genome shotgun sequence:
CAGAAAAAAATGGTGGACAGTTATGCGGAACAGAATATCAGAGTTTTGAGGGCTCTGACTTGCTGTCAATCAATCTGACCATCAAGACTCAATTATTTAAACATGAACATCTATGATTACTGTCTGTTCTGTTTTCTCAGATATGACATTGCTCTTCTGGAACTGTCCAGCGATGCTTCTCTGAACTCATATGTGCAGCTGGCCGCACTGCCACCCTCTGGACAGGTTCTCCCCAACAACAACCCTTGTTACATCAGTGGCTGGGGCCGCACGCAGAGTAATTTTGACTTAATACAAATCAGCCTAAAATCAATTGTATTTACTGACCTCCATTGACTTTGCTTGTCTCATGGATGTGATCTTTATGCAGCTGGTGGGTCACTCTCTGCCGAGCTGAAACAGGCATATCTGCCCGTGGTGGACCACGATACTTGTTCCCGCAGCGATTGGTGGGGAAGCACTGTGAAGAACACCATGATTTGCGGTGGCGATGGCACTCTTGCAGGATGTCATGTGAGAAAGACTGACTCTTAAACTGATTATGAACTGTTTggcaagtcatttgattttgtgtcttctgtttttttttttttagggtgacTCTGGCGGTCCTCTGAACTGTCAGGTCAGCGGTCAGTATGTCGTCCATGGTGTGACCAGCTTTGTGTCATCAGCAGGTTGCAATACCAACAAGAGACCAACAGTCTTCTCTCGTGTCTCTGCCTACATCAGCTGGATTAATGATGTGAGTACTATCCATTAGCTTGTATTTACTTTAGAATTAACAATTTACGAGTCTATTAATGAGCTtgtgctgttttgtttgtttcaggtCATTGGGAAATGAGATAATTGAAAGACAAACATCATGTTTAAATTTCAACATTTGCATTTGCCAGAAACACAATAAACATCATCTAACGTTGAAttgcttttaaataatttataagatcatttatctctttattatttatatttttagattagaGTTCAAAAAAAGAGACAGTTCTGGGGGCAAAAACTAATCATCAGTtggctggtttttgtccgggggagcttGAAGTGCCAGTCTGTGAGAGGAGTCCTTAGGAATACTGCATGCTTGGTTTAGaccagggctgtttctcaattccaagaacgcagagaacagacttgcgttcttgtggagatcggtcttgccaggtgtgctcggaagaacgaactcaggagaccgcgagggcagagaatgcgtcctttgagaaatgggatgctgcgtttttcctgatggtcacatgaccttcaggcgttttaaatggaacatatttaaacattacagcactcatacaacgatttattgttgtcccccttttcaaaatatatactttgcataaaaacattataaatatactctgcacaatataaataaaacagattttaatac
This window encodes:
- the cela1.3 gene encoding chymotrypsin-like elastase family member 1.3 precursor — encoded protein: MLRILLLSVLATLVLAEPRYLEDIDIEGRVVGGEVAKPNSWPWQISLQYLSGSSYYHTCGGSLIRPGWVMTAAHCVDSPRTWRVVLGDHDIYNHEGREQYISVSRAHIHPNWNSNSLSSGYDIALLELSSDASLNSYVQLAALPPSGQVLPNNNPCYISGWGRTQTGGSLSAELKQAYLPVVDHDTCSRSDWWGSTVKNTMICGGDGTLAGCHGDSGGPLNCQVSGQYVVHGVTSFVSSAGCNTNKRPTVFSRVSAYISWINDVIGK
- the cela1.3 gene encoding chymotrypsin-like elastase family member 1.3 isoform X1; translation: MMETFRDQTSRKTRNMLRILLLSVLATLVLAEPRYLEDIDIEGRVVGGEVAKPNSWPWQISLQYLSGSSYYHTCGGSLIRPGWVMTAAHCVDSPRTWRVVLGDHDIYNHEGREQYISVSRAHIHPNWNSNSLSSGYDIALLELSSDASLNSYVQLAALPPSGQVLPNNNPCYISGWGRTQTGGSLSAELKQAYLPVVDHDTCSRSDWWGSTVKNTMICGGDGTLAGCHGDSGGPLNCQVSGQYVVHGVTSFVSSAGCNTNKRPTVFSRVSAYISWINDVSTIH